A single window of Mesotoga sp. Brook.08.105.5.1 DNA harbors:
- a CDS encoding four helix bundle protein produces MAQLRFKDLDVWKVSMDLVVKVYEITREFPKSEQFGLASQLQRSAVSIPSNIAEGSGRGTRIDFAHFLDQARGSLLEVITQLEISRSLNYGDSDKIKAIQLEYEILGMRINALIKTIKDSKRIERSDLED; encoded by the coding sequence ATGGCACAATTGAGGTTCAAAGATCTTGATGTTTGGAAAGTCTCTATGGATCTGGTTGTGAAAGTCTACGAGATCACTCGAGAATTCCCCAAAAGTGAGCAGTTTGGACTGGCATCACAACTGCAGAGATCTGCAGTCTCCATACCTTCGAATATCGCCGAAGGATCCGGGAGAGGAACAAGAATAGACTTTGCACATTTCCTTGATCAAGCTCGAGGCTCTCTGCTTGAGGTTATTACTCAGCTTGAGATTTCGAGATCATTGAACTACGGAGATTCAGACAAGATAAAAGCAATACAACTTGAATATGAGATACTTGGAATGAGAATAAACGCTCTGATAAAGACCATCAAAGATTCCAAAAGAATTGAAAGAAGCGATTTAGAGGATTA